In Anolis sagrei isolate rAnoSag1 chromosome 9, rAnoSag1.mat, whole genome shotgun sequence, the following proteins share a genomic window:
- the LOC137097623 gene encoding uncharacterized protein, translating to METHLGSALSTRPGEAQLAVLPFPPSAPRSPTLTGSRRRSQSPQAAHRALVLLRSPPRLPSTATDDRQHLAQAQSALFPELRGRERRVGDARARAADVSLFPQPSRSRSLSNSAVVEDCGKGVGGAVTSQASKRMRPHWVSQTLPIQRDCYVSLPRSIPIQKHPEMLLQRGFMGLPSWSGHRHSQHGAIEMGDSEMKRKEKSRGLPPNLPFPSKVVVNGTPSSLKFTSSRNPMHGYSWCFRQSRCPQRAQSTSPLFGIHSKDSGIDLINDAEDHRQLLSRSVRRRHSLSRFPNGDARKHSPLQPLARRRWSGSGPDLRRPFREEGQRESEMGAALWSRERNLEVELNMMQFELFSLKQKMENSLAHLEKEKKWLETSFLENRKQEGDLDEKILNVEMELEKTKTYLGQRNQKSLPEASTESSHNGVATVTAAKHRLRTWTASITIGGKE from the exons GCTCGGCCTTGTCGACTAGGCCCGGCGAGGCCCAACTGGCCGTTTTACCCTTCCCGCCCTCGGCGCCCCGTTCCCCAACGTTAACCGGCAGCAGACGCCGAAGCCAAAGCCCGCAGGCCGCTCACCGCGCTCTCGTTCTCCTCCGCTCCCCTCCGAGGCTTCCTTCGACTGCGACGGACGACAGGCAACACCTCGCGCAGGCGCAGTCGGCGCTCTTCCCTGAgctgagggggagggagagacgAGTCGGCGACGCGCGTGCTAGAGCGGCCGACGTCTCGCTCTTTCCCCAGCCCTCTCGCTCTCGCTCTCTTTCCAACTCTGCGGTCGTGGAGGACTGCGGCAAAGGAGTGGGCGGGGCCGTGACGTCACAAGCGTCAAAGAGGATGCGCCCTCACTGGGTTTCGCAGACACTTCCG ATTCAGAGGGACTGCTACGTCTCGCTCCCAAGATCTATCCCGATTCAGAAGCATCCTGAAATGTTACTCCAAAGGGGATTTATGGGGTTGCCTTCCTGGTCTGGACACCGACATTCCCAACATGGTGCCATTGAAATGGGGGATTCAG AaatgaagaggaaagagaagagccGGGGTCTTCCTCCAAATCTTCCCTTTCCATCAAAG GTAGTTGTCAATGGGACCCCAAGTTCCTTGAAGTTTACCAGCTCAAGAAACCCAATGCATGGATATAGTTGGTGTTTTCGTCAATCCAGATGCCCTCAAAGAGCCCAATCCACGAGTCCCCTGTTTGGCATTCACTCCAAAGACAGTGGAAT AGATTTGATAAACGATGCAGAGGACCATAGGCAACTTCTCAGCCGAAGTGTCAGAAGGAGGCATTCTCTATCCCGTTTCCCAAACGGCGATGCAAGAAAACACAGTCCTTTGCAGCCCTTGGCTAGAAGGCGATGGAGCGGATCAGGGCCAGACTTGCGTCGACCCTTCAGAGAAGAGGGCCAAAGAGAATCGGAAATGGGAGCAGCACTTTGGAGCAGAGAACGAAATTTGGAGGTGGAACTCAACATGATGCAGTTTGAGCTGTTCTCCCTCAAACAGAAG ATGGAGAACTCCTTGGCTCAcctggaaaaggaaaagaaatggctGGAGACGAGTTTCCTGGAAAACCGGAAGCAAGAAGGAGACTTGGATGAGAA GATCCTTAATGTGGAAATGGAGTTGGAGAAAACTAAGACTTATTTAGGTCAAAGGAACCAGAAATCCTTGCCAGAAGCATCCACAGAATCCAGCCACAATGGAGTTGCG accgtcacagctgccaagcaccgcctcaggacctggacagcctccatAACAATAGGTGGAAAAGAATAG
- the LOC132762740 gene encoding trichohyalin-like, whose amino-acid sequence MKEELESTRQAKEELLSEVAESRQRLEDSLGKLHHIETEKNVLDNRIQALESERSRLLDEREAVHSENQANGRKREEETKALQESCENLRESQALEQRQKERLQATSCQELEVALHHKLAETENQLAEQKQVSLYWKERWEEAAAALKTKEEELEAVRTQSQAFSAKADAPLLLQIQLDACKQELELERSRSQALHHQIQQLQPSSQRQATPPHQGRHPEPGAKAIRSPQQEQESLKLQHQLVTQQLKGVFKQRAQQKQGSRKSGRLQEGSSTVSPASQGTLVGTPFFSIPSVGAESLQFSAEGEPESQDIGCSREEAESLRQQLKQNAERISSMASEIEALKQKNENLVKGKLRFQQQIQEIRRLSRQQPEKGSPNLPIPRSADKLHLDFESTQESGSSLPSPQSDEPTITMFGQEKLAVTLQRPSLSRNEDKEGHLSADGTDARHSSLVGPTVHGSPVVVAPLQLHPDVPDPSTPSIRLPSDEELAVLHEAPNPAESEGAFLRPQSPALLSPRPFGLSRPWSPFKSRASPEHSDN is encoded by the exons ATGAAGGAGGAGCTGGAGTCCACCAGACAG GCGAAGGAAGAGCTTTTGTCCGAGGTGGCTGAAAGTCGCCAGAGGCTTGAGGACTCTTTGGGAAAGCTCCATCACATAGAAACGGAGAAGAACGTCCTAGACAACCGTATCCAGGCCCTGGAAAGTGAACGTTCACGCCTGCTGGATGAGAGGGAAGCCGTCCACTCGGAGAACCAGGCCAATGGGAGGAAGCGGGAGGAGGAAACAAAGGCTCTCCAGGAAAGCTGTGAAAATCTCAG GGAGTCTCAGGCCTTGGAGCAAAGGCAGAAGGAGCGCCTTCAGGCAACGAGTTGCCAGGAGCTGGAGGTGGCTTTGCACCACAAGCTGGCCGAGACGGAAAACCAGTTGGCGGAGCAAAAGCAAGTCTCCCTTTACTGGAAGGAGAGATGGGAAGAGGCCGCTGCCGCCTTGAAGACCAAAGAGGAAGAACTGGAGGCCGTTAGGACGCAAAGCCAGGCCTTCTCGGCCAAG GCAGACGCTCCCTTGCTTCTCCAGATCCAGCTGGATGCTTGCAAGCAGGAACTGGAACTAGAACGGAGCCGCAGCCAAGCTCTGCACCACCAAATCCAGCAGTTGCAGCCCAGCAGCCAAAGGCAGGCTACTCCTCCACATCAG GGCCGCCATCCGGAACCAGGTGCCAAAGCCATCCGGAGTCCCCAGCAAGAGCAGGAGAGCCTCAAGCTGCAGCACCAGCTGGTGACCCAACAG TTGAAGGGGGTTTTCAAACAGCGGGCACAGCAGAAGCAAGGCAGCCGGAAGTCTGGAAGACtccaggaaggaagttccaccGTGTCTCCTGCATCTCAAGGAACTCTGGTAGGAACTCCCTTCTTCTCCATTCCTTCT GTTGGAGCTGAATCCCTCCAGTTTTCTGCAGAAGGGGAACCTGAATCTCAGGACATTGGCTGCAGCAGAGAAGAAGCGGAGAGTCTGAGGCAGCAGCTGAAACAAAATGCGGAAAGG ATTTCCTCCATGGCTTCTGAAAttgaggctttgaagcagaagaATGAGAACCTTGTGAAAG GTAAACTGAGGTTTCAGCAGCAGATCCAAGAAATCCGCAGGCTGTCGAGGCAACAACCAGAAAAAGGCAGCCCAAACTTGCCAATTCCTAGATCAGCGGACAAGCTGCACCTGGATTTCGAAAGCACTCAGGAGAGTGGGAGCTCCTTGCCTTCACCCCAAAGCGATGAACCCACCATCACCATGTTTGGCCAGGAAAAGCTAGCAGTGACTTTGCAGCGTCCTTCACTCTCCAGAAATGAGGACAAGGAAGGCCACCTCTCCGCTGATGGCACGGATGCTCGGCATTCCTCCCTTGTGGGTCCTACAGTCCATGGTTCCCCCGTTGTTGTGGCACCTCTCCAGCTGCATCCAGATGTTCCGGATCCCTCCACGCCTTCCATAAGGCTTCCCTCGGATGAGGAACTCGCTGTTCTCCATGAGGCCCCGAACCCTGCGGAGAGCGAAGGGGCATTTCTCAGGCCCCAGAGCCCAGCCCTGTTATCCCCCAGGCCTTTTGGGCTCTCCAGACCATGGTCCCCCTTTAAATCCAGAGCAAGCCCTGAACATTCAGACAACTGA